TAATGCTCCAGAACAAGAAGACGGCTATTTCCGTGTTCCAAAAATCGTTGAAGAATAAGAAGGAGGCTTTGTAGTGGAATTATTTAATAAAACAGCGCATGAACTTCATGACATGCTCGTTAATAAAGAAATTTCCGCTGTAGAAATTACGAAAGATGTAATCTCTCGTATGGAAGCTACTGATGATAAAGTAAAAGCATATATTACAAAAACTGCTGATTATGCTCTCCAACAGGCAGCAAATGTTGATGCCGATATTGCAGGCGGAGCTAATATTCCTGTACTTGCAGGTATCCCAGCAGCTATTAAAGATAATATCTGTACAAAAGGTTTAAAAACAACTTGCGCATCTTATATGCTTGAAAATTTTGTTCCACCATATGATGCAACAGTTATGGAAAAAATTCTGCATCAAAAACCAGCTCTTTTAGGTAAATTAAATATGGATGAATTTGCTATGGGCGGTTCTACAGAAAACTCAGCATTTTTTGCTACACATAATCCATGGAATTTAGACTGTGTACCAGGCGGTAGTTCTGGCGGTAGTGCAGCTTCTGTAGCAGCTGGTAGCTCTATTTGGGCACTTGGCTCTGATACAGGTGGGTCTATTCGTCAGCCGGCTTCTTTCTGTGGCGTTGTTGGTATGAAACCTACTTACGGTCGCGTATCTCGTTATGGTTTAGTAGCATTTGCTTCTTCACTTGACCAAATTGGACCTATCACTCGTGACGTTACAGACTGCGCTCATGTTATGAATGTAATCGCAGGTCACGATGAAAAAGACTCCACTTCCGTAAACCAAGCAACACCTGATTACACAAAATCACTCGTAAATGATATCAAAGGTTTAAAAATCGGTCTTCCAAAAGAATATTTCATCGATGGTATGGATGAAGATGTAAAAAAAGCTATCAATCAAGCTATTGAAGATTTGAAAAAACTCGGTGCTGAAATTGTAGAAATCTCTTTACCACATACTGAATATGCAATTTCAACATATTATTTAATCGCTCCGGCTGAAGCTTCCACAAACTTATCTCGTTATGATGGCGTAAGCTATGGCGCTCGTGTACCTGGCGAAGATATCATTGCTATGATGACAAATACACGTACAGCTAAATTCGGTAAAGAAGTAAAACGCCGTATCATGATTGGTAACTACGCTTTAAGTGCAGGTTATTATGATGCTTATTATTTGAAAGCACTCAAAGTAAGAACTCTTGTAAAACAAGATTTTGATGAAGCTTTCAAAAATGTTGATGTGATTTTAGCTCCAGTAGCACCAACACCAGCTTATAAAATCGGCTCTATGGCAAATGACCCACTTAAAATGTACTTAATGGATATCTTTACAGTACCACTTAACCTTGCTGGTCTTCCTGGTATTTCTATTCCATGCGGTAGAAGTAAAGATAATATGCCAATTGGTATGCAGTTTATCGGAAAAGCACTTGATGAAGAAACAATCATTCGTGCAGCATACACATATGAAGTAAATCATGATTATGCTAACAAAATTGCACAGGGGGTAGAATAATGAAATACGAAGCAGTCATTGGTCTGGAAATTCATAGCGAATTAAAAACTAATACAAAAATTTTCTGTAGTTGCGCTACTTCCTTCGGTGCTGAACAAAATACACATGTTTGCCCTGTTTGCTTAGGCTTGCCAGGTGTATTGCCTGTAGTCAATAAACGAGTTGTTGAATTTGCTATTAAAGCAGGTTTAGCACTTAACTGCACAATTAATAAATTCAGCAAATTTGACCGTAAAAACTATTATTATCCAGATTTGCCGAAAAACTTCCAGACTTCACAGTTCGATTTGCCAATCGCTGAACATGGCTATGTAGATATCGAAGTAGAAGGAAAGAAAAAACGCGTTCGTATAACTCGTATTCACATGGAAGAAGATGCTGGTAAACTCGTTCATTCCGGTACAACAATTAAAGATTCTTCTAGCTCTAATGTTGACTACAACCGTACTGGCGTACCACTTATTGAAATCGTTTCTGAACCAGATATGCACACTCCAGCAGAAGCTCGCGCTTATATGGAAAAAATCCGTTCTATTTTACAGTACATCGATGTATCTAACTGCAAAATGGAAGAAGGTAATTTGCGCGCTGACGTAAACGTATCACTTCGTCCAGAAGGTAGCGATAAACTCGGTACAAAAGTAGAAATGAAAAACTTGAACTCCTTTAAAGTCGTTGAAGATTCTTTGGAATATGAAATTGAACGCCAAGCTGAAGTATTAGAAGATGGTGGTATTCTCGTTCAGGAAACTCGTACTTGGGATGATGGTCGCGGTATTACACTTTCCATGCGTAGTAAAGAAAAAGCGCAAGATTATCGCTATATGCCAGAACCAGACTTAGTGCCAATCGTTACAACTGATGAACAGATTGAAGAATATAGAAAACAGTTGCCAGAACTTCCAGATGCTCGTAAAGCTCGCCTCGTTGGTGAATATGGTTTACCAGAATATGATGCAGAAATCATCACAGCTACACGCGCTATGGCTGAATATTTTGATGCTGTAGTATCTGCTGGTGCTGATGCTAAACTTGCTGCTAACTGGATGATGGGTGAACTTTCTAAACACTTAAATGCTAGTGAAAAAACTATTGAAGATAGCCCAGTATCTGCTAAAAACTTAGCAGCACTCATCGCTTTAATCAGTAAAGGTACAATTTCTTCAAAAATCGCTAAAAAAGTATTTGAAGAAATGTGGTCTTCCGGTGATGAACCAGAAAAAATTGTCAAAGAAAAAGGCTTAGTTCAGATTACAGATACAAAAGCTATTGAAGAAATTGTAGATAAAGCTATTGCTGACAATCCAAAAGCTGTATCTGATTATCCAAAATCCATGGGCTTCTTGATTGGACAGGTTATGAAAGCAAGTAAAGGTAAAGCAAATCCTGGACTTGTAAATAAACTCATAAAAGAAAAATTAGGCTAATAATTTATTTAGTATAACTTTTATCAGCCAATTGAAATTAAAACCCCGCAAAGATTTATTCTTAGCGGGGTTTTTAACTGACAAAAATTTTTTTTATTGGTGTATATTTTATTGATTTCATTGATTAGATATGAGTTTTTGTAAAAAAATTTGACAAAAGGGGATTTAATAGTGATAATAATAGAATATATGTAATAATTCGCTATGCTAATTGAATTTTTAGGCAGTATGGTCCTTTATATTATGAGATAAATTGATTAAATATAAAGTATTGTACTGCTGGTTTTAAGTATTTTCGATTAGTAGTGCGTATATGTAATAATTTGCTATATTGATAAAAATAAAATTTAAATTGCTAAAAATGATTTATATTTATTTGAATTTGATAAATTCCTTCATTAATATAGGTAATTTTAAATTATATTAATAGTTATCAATATATTTTGTGGATAATAGTAATGAGCTAGTTTTATTTTAAGAAAGAACAGAGAAAATGAAAAATATTTATTGGGCAGCTTTGCATTTAGTGCCAGGTATTGGCAATAAAACCTTGCGTCATTTGTATGATTATTTCAAAGATGGCGAAGTAGTTTGGATGGCAGATAAAAAAACTTTACTTGATAGTAAATGTTTATCAGAAAAGACGTTATCTGAATTAATAGAATTTAGACAGGGTTATTCACTGGCGCAATTAGAAGATGAACTATCGCGTTATAAGGTTAAAATCTGTATTGAAGCTGATGAAGAATATCCATCTAGTTTAAAAGAGATTTTTGACCCGCCGTTTATCTTGTATTATCAAGGTGTTTTAAAATCTGATGAGTCTTGTATTGGTGTAGTAGGAGCTAGAGCTTGTACACCGTATGGGGCACAAATTGCGCAAAACATAGCCAGTCAATTAGCAAAAGCTGATTTCACGATAGTTAGCGGTGCTGCCAAAGGTATTGATACGAATGCTCATATCGGTGCGCTTAAAACAGGTCGCACTATTGCTGTATTAGGCTGTGGTCTTGATATAGCTTATCCGCAAGAAAATAAACAATTATTACAAGATATTGCAAAAACGGGAGCGGTCATTTCTGAACTGCCATTAAAAACAGCTCCAATACCGGGAAATTTTCCAGCGAGAAATCGTATTATCACAGGGCTGTCTAAAGGAATTTTAGTAGTAGAAGCTGCTAAAAAAAGTGGTTCACTTATAACAGCAGAGTTGGCACTTAGTGAAGGTCGTGATGTTTTTGCCGTACCAGGAAATATTTATTCTGTAAAAAGCCAAGGTTGTCATAAATTAATACAACAGGGAGCTAAACTCGTTACAAGTGCACAGGATATTATGGATGAATATCATTCTTTTGTGCCTAAAGCGCAAGTTGAAACTGTACAGATAGAGATGACTGCTGAAGAGCAGGCAATTTACGATTATCTATCTTTAACTGAACCGAAATGTACAGATGAAATAATATATAAGCTCAGAATAGATGTTTCCAATATCGCGTTCATTTTATTACAAATGAAACTAAAGGGACTGATAAAAGAAACGAGTCCTAATTTTTATATACGACAACAGAGGTGCGTTTGATGAACAAAAAAACGCTAGTGGTGGTAGAATCTCCAACAAAAGCGAAAACAATTGAAAAATATTTAGGCAATAAAAAATATACAGTAATGGCTTCAATGGGTCATTTGCGTGATTTGCCAAAAAGTCAATTTGGTATAGATGTGGAACACGATTTTACGCCTAAATACATCAATATTCGCGGTAAAGGTGATTTGATAAAAGCATTGAAGAAAGAAGCTAAAAAATCTGAAAAAGTTTATCTAGCTTCAGACCCTGACCGCGAAGGAGAAGCTATTGCGTGGCATTTAGCATATATTTTGGGTATTGACGAACATGAAAAATGCCGTATTGTATTTAATGAAATAACAAAACCTGCTATTCAAGAAGCAGTGAAAAATCCAAAAGCAATCAATATCGATAGAGTAGATGCACAGCAAGCACGTCGTATGCTCGACCGCATTGTGGGTTATAAATTGAGTCCACTTTTATGGAAGAAAATTCGCAAAGGATTAAGTGCTGGCCGTGTGCAATCTGTTACTGTAAAGATGATTTGCGATAGGGAAAAAGAAATACAAAAATTTAAATCAGAAGAATATTGGACAGTGGATTTTAAATTTAAGAAAAAACCACGTTCTAATATGTTTGCAGCTGAATTAATCGCTATTGATGATAAAAAATTGATGATATCAGCAAAAAAAGAAGATATCAAAATCGCTTCTAAAACAGAAGCTGATGATATTTGCCTTGATATCGAAAATGTCGATTTTAAAGTCGTAGAAATTAAAAAACGCCAACGCCAACGCAAAGCACCTGCTCCATTTACAACAAGTAGTTTACAACAAGATGCAGCACGTAAACTTGGTTTTACATCACGTAAAACCATGATGGTAGCGCAACAGCTTTATGAAGGTATTAGCCTTGGCAGAAAAGGTCCTACAGGGCTTATAACGTATATGCGTACTGACTCAACACGTATATCTGATATTGCTTTAAATGAAGCTAGAACTTTTATTGAAGAAAATTTCGGCAAGGAATATCTTCCAGAAAAACCAAATATTTATGTGGCAGGTAAAGCTTCACAAGATGCCCATGAAGCTGTACGTCCTACAAATATTAAACTCACTCCTGCTAGTGTAGAACAGTATTTGACAAAAGAACAACTTAAATTGTATAAACTCATCTGGCAAAGATTTTTAGGCTCACAGATGTTGCCTGCTAATTACGATATGATGAGCGTTACAATGCAAGGTGGAAAATACACAGCGAAAGCTACTGGTTCAAAGATGAAATTTGCTGGTTTCACAGCAGTTTACAATGACAGTGATAGTAAAAAAGAAAAAGATGTAATATTGCCTGATTTAGCAGAAAGCGATGAGCTTTCCATACAGAAAATTGAACCGATGCAACACTTCACTGAACCACCTGCTCGATATAACGATGCTTCGCTTGTCAAAACCTTAGAAGAAAAAGGAATAGGTCGACCAAGCACGTACGCACCGATTATCGAAACAATCTTAGCTCGTGGGTATGTTGTTCGTTCTGATAAG
The window above is part of the Megamonas hypermegale genome. Proteins encoded here:
- the gatA gene encoding Asp-tRNA(Asn)/Glu-tRNA(Gln) amidotransferase subunit GatA, coding for MELFNKTAHELHDMLVNKEISAVEITKDVISRMEATDDKVKAYITKTADYALQQAANVDADIAGGANIPVLAGIPAAIKDNICTKGLKTTCASYMLENFVPPYDATVMEKILHQKPALLGKLNMDEFAMGGSTENSAFFATHNPWNLDCVPGGSSGGSAASVAAGSSIWALGSDTGGSIRQPASFCGVVGMKPTYGRVSRYGLVAFASSLDQIGPITRDVTDCAHVMNVIAGHDEKDSTSVNQATPDYTKSLVNDIKGLKIGLPKEYFIDGMDEDVKKAINQAIEDLKKLGAEIVEISLPHTEYAISTYYLIAPAEASTNLSRYDGVSYGARVPGEDIIAMMTNTRTAKFGKEVKRRIMIGNYALSAGYYDAYYLKALKVRTLVKQDFDEAFKNVDVILAPVAPTPAYKIGSMANDPLKMYLMDIFTVPLNLAGLPGISIPCGRSKDNMPIGMQFIGKALDEETIIRAAYTYEVNHDYANKIAQGVE
- the gatB gene encoding Asp-tRNA(Asn)/Glu-tRNA(Gln) amidotransferase subunit GatB — translated: MKYEAVIGLEIHSELKTNTKIFCSCATSFGAEQNTHVCPVCLGLPGVLPVVNKRVVEFAIKAGLALNCTINKFSKFDRKNYYYPDLPKNFQTSQFDLPIAEHGYVDIEVEGKKKRVRITRIHMEEDAGKLVHSGTTIKDSSSSNVDYNRTGVPLIEIVSEPDMHTPAEARAYMEKIRSILQYIDVSNCKMEEGNLRADVNVSLRPEGSDKLGTKVEMKNLNSFKVVEDSLEYEIERQAEVLEDGGILVQETRTWDDGRGITLSMRSKEKAQDYRYMPEPDLVPIVTTDEQIEEYRKQLPELPDARKARLVGEYGLPEYDAEIITATRAMAEYFDAVVSAGADAKLAANWMMGELSKHLNASEKTIEDSPVSAKNLAALIALISKGTISSKIAKKVFEEMWSSGDEPEKIVKEKGLVQITDTKAIEEIVDKAIADNPKAVSDYPKSMGFLIGQVMKASKGKANPGLVNKLIKEKLG
- the dprA gene encoding DNA-processing protein DprA encodes the protein MKNIYWAALHLVPGIGNKTLRHLYDYFKDGEVVWMADKKTLLDSKCLSEKTLSELIEFRQGYSLAQLEDELSRYKVKICIEADEEYPSSLKEIFDPPFILYYQGVLKSDESCIGVVGARACTPYGAQIAQNIASQLAKADFTIVSGAAKGIDTNAHIGALKTGRTIAVLGCGLDIAYPQENKQLLQDIAKTGAVISELPLKTAPIPGNFPARNRIITGLSKGILVVEAAKKSGSLITAELALSEGRDVFAVPGNIYSVKSQGCHKLIQQGAKLVTSAQDIMDEYHSFVPKAQVETVQIEMTAEEQAIYDYLSLTEPKCTDEIIYKLRIDVSNIAFILLQMKLKGLIKETSPNFYIRQQRCV
- the topA gene encoding type I DNA topoisomerase, with the translated sequence MNKKTLVVVESPTKAKTIEKYLGNKKYTVMASMGHLRDLPKSQFGIDVEHDFTPKYINIRGKGDLIKALKKEAKKSEKVYLASDPDREGEAIAWHLAYILGIDEHEKCRIVFNEITKPAIQEAVKNPKAINIDRVDAQQARRMLDRIVGYKLSPLLWKKIRKGLSAGRVQSVTVKMICDREKEIQKFKSEEYWTVDFKFKKKPRSNMFAAELIAIDDKKLMISAKKEDIKIASKTEADDICLDIENVDFKVVEIKKRQRQRKAPAPFTTSSLQQDAARKLGFTSRKTMMVAQQLYEGISLGRKGPTGLITYMRTDSTRISDIALNEARTFIEENFGKEYLPEKPNIYVAGKASQDAHEAVRPTNIKLTPASVEQYLTKEQLKLYKLIWQRFLGSQMLPANYDMMSVTMQGGKYTAKATGSKMKFAGFTAVYNDSDSKKEKDVILPDLAESDELSIQKIEPMQHFTEPPARYNDASLVKTLEEKGIGRPSTYAPIIETILARGYVVRSDKKFEPTDLGFVVVDLLEKYFKEIVDEKFTADLEYKLDEIAVGKIEKNTLLREFYVPFEKTLEHAEEEIGEVEVPDEVSDVQCELCGRMMVVKQGRYGKFLACPGFPECRNTKPIIKDTGVKCPKCGGKIIERRTRRGIVFYGCENYPKCDYVSWDMPLTTNCKECGSFLFRHRFKNGRTILYCSNDECKTRKEDTPINREINKMKEKEQKAAAAKLEEARAKAAEKENSDKNEDTTAKE